ACTGCCGGCGTCGTCGCCGCAAGCTCGAGGAGAAGGGGAAGGTCACCTTCGAGCGGGTGGACGGTGGACAGGGCCTGGAGGGCACGCTCGAGGAGGGCTTCCTGCTGGAGCAGAGCGGCTGGAAGGGCGAGCGCGGCACGGCCATGGCGCAGGACACGGCGACGCGGGGCTTCTACACGGAGCTGGCGCGCGACGCCGCGTACCGGGGGAAGCTGGCGCTGTACTTCCTGCGGCTGGACGGACGGCCCGTGGCCTTCCACTACGGCCTGGAGCACGGCGGGCGCTACTTCCTGCTCAAGCCCGGCTACGACGAGCAACTGCGCGAGTGCAGCCCCGGTCAGCTCCTGATGGAGGAGGTGGTGGGGACGTGCATCGACCGGAAGCTCGGCGAGTTCGACTTCCTGGGGCCGGACATGGTGTGGAAGCGCGACTGGACGGACCAGGTCCGGCGCCACACGTGGCTCTACATCTTCAATGACACGGCTTTCGGCCGGGCGCTGTGCGCGGCGAAGTTCCGGTGGACCCCCGCGGTGAAAGAGGTGGTGGCGAAATGGAAGCGATGACTCCCTCGGGCCGGCTGTTCGTTCCGTCGCTGCCCACGCTGTGGCCCCACATGCTGGTGTCCAAGCCGAGGCCAGGCTCGCTTCCGCCGTTCTCCTCGCCCAACGTCCGCTACTTCTACTTCGCCCGCAACGCGGTGTGGTTGACGGTGAAGATGCTGGGGTTGGACAACGGCGAGGTGCTGATGCCGTCCTACCACCACGGCGTGGAGGTGGAGGCGCTGGTGGACGCGGGCGCGACGCCGCGCTTCTACCGCGTGGGCAGCCGCTGGGACGTGGACCTGGAGGACGTGGCCCGGCGCATCACCCCGAAGACGAAGGCGCTGTACCTGACGCACTACGCGGGCTTCCCGGGCCCGGCGGCGGAGATGCGCAAGCTGGCCGACCAGCACGGGCTGGTGCTCATCGA
The genomic region above belongs to Myxococcus guangdongensis and contains:
- a CDS encoding GNAT family N-acetyltransferase, with amino-acid sequence MEATLSSPGPRVVEIDDRAAFMALESEWNALVEATTDELFYRHEFIRIWLDNFAPGARLRMLTLRNSEGQLCAALPLWEERTNLYGVPVRQLSAAANTHSCRFDLLAREPDAAAAMFLSHLRQQGGWDVLRLTDVPDGGAAWRVHAAAQAARMPVGAWESLQSPYIPLPGTREKFQASLQSKFKANCRRRRRKLEEKGKVTFERVDGGQGLEGTLEEGFLLEQSGWKGERGTAMAQDTATRGFYTELARDAAYRGKLALYFLRLDGRPVAFHYGLEHGGRYFLLKPGYDEQLRECSPGQLLMEEVVGTCIDRKLGEFDFLGPDMVWKRDWTDQVRRHTWLYIFNDTAFGRALCAAKFRWTPAVKEVVAKWKR